The sequence gatggaaaaaaatttcGAGTGTCTAATCCTGATTAGTTGATGAGGATTCTTGGTCCGTGCCAATTTAGTTGGGATTTATGCTTAGTTGAGTGGTTAATACTGACTGTAGGCTATATAGCTCATGCTGTGTATGATAACGGAAGTAATAGTATGTGTACGGGTAAGAACAGCACACATACTACCATTTCCAATTCAGCCACTCTGGTTATTgtagaatatttttttggttcaatatgAGGAGCTAACTTTTCTATTGATAAATAATGTAACTTTTTCAAAGATTAAAGAAACTAAAGTATACAGGAGGTATACTAAGGTTACAAGACAATTAACCTATCAAGTTACAATGGTAAAACATATCTAAAAGAGTTGAACAAGAAAAAGATTTCAAAGCTAGAgtccaatcaaacaaagaatgaaagaaaaactatttaAGCTCGAGAATAGACTGTTCGCATCCTTTAAAACTTCTAGAATTCCTTTCCCGCCAAGGACACCATGACAATATACATATCTATCTATTTATGGGTATGAAGACTTTGAACACTAGCTGGTAAAAGCCACAATGTGTATGCACAAAGCACTTATACATGTGCAAGTTTGAATACTAACTGAATTTAATCTAGACATTTATTGctaatatttatgtattttatgtTACAGTTGCATTTTTGAGCCTGAATTAATTTTCTGTGTATTCATATCAAAATATGGTACTGATACAGATATCCCTATATATTGTTTTTCCTCCGAAACCCAGGGTTGAAAACCTTAAAAGGTTTAAGAGTGATGATGGAGATTGCCCCTCACTGGTGTGCACAGATTTGGCTGCCAGGGGACTGGACTTGGATGTGGATCATGTTATCATGTTTGATTTTCCCTCAAACTCTGTAAGCATCATATCTATGGCCTCATTCAGGTGTTCTTCtcttttaattgtttcttttcAATCCTGCATTTGGTGCTTTAATCCCacttttattgtcttttagATTGATTACCTTCATCGCACAGGAAGAACTGCCCGTATGGGTGCTAAAGGTGTGCAACAATTTTCTCCACATCCTTTCAGGTTTCACAAAATGATCCTCCCCCCCCTAAAAAAACACAATGCACCAAATGATACCCCCTTCTTGAGGTTTGTATAAAGGCTACAGATAAGGGCATGTCGTCATCCCTAGTGAAATATTCCATTGCTAAAATAGGATTTGTattcacttatcaaaaaaaacaaaagaaattcatactcaaattaatttttcccacTAACTATGGTTAATCCTATGATGCAACCATGGAAGATTGAATTGTTACTGCTTTGCAAATCTGTCTattcaagaattattttataaagCCCACATGTGAAGTCCAGTTTTAGTAAAAGTTGTGGTTTTAAAGGTCTAGTTACATGTATCTTAGGATTACAACagttttttggttgggtttttatttaataagttatGGTCAATTTGTTGTTTAGGGAAAAACTgtaatttttgcaatttctacaaattaagggtattttggtaatttagttGAGTCTTGAATTTTGTAAGAGATCCttaatattttaggttttattttctttaaatccaagtctttttattaactttttagtTTACTAGTCAAACTAGGAGTGCTAATAGTACTAGTATAAGAAAgagtccatatatatatatatactcaataaactcaaagaagagagagttgattaataaaaatattgattgTTTTAAGCATTGAGGCATATTGCCCTTTGTGTGATCTTTTAcccctttctcttctcttttccttcttccttacAACCCCAAATCAAGTCCTATCAAAACCCTATGTACTTTCTTCTACCAAATAGCTCATCAAaccattttttaattctcaacaGAATCTCGTATTCCTTACTTCAATAATTATAAAGTGCTTAGCCCGTTGGAGTTTGATTAACAGTGAGGATTGTTGTACAGTATGCTTTGCGATGTGCAACTAATTTGAGTTTTTCctatgttattaaaaaaaaaaaattataaaatatagatTCACATAttctcctaaccctaaaccCATGACAAGCACATGTAGGTAAATTCTCTTTTTGTCCCAAGTGCAACCCTTATACTAACTTTACCATCTTTTTCCTTAGCCTATTGAAAGATTTCTTAACTATGGTTAACACTAACCCTCATACTAACTACACTACCTTTTTCATTCTTAGCTAacagaaaaggagagagagagagattctgtTCAGTAGGCTAAGgtggaagaaatttttttttaaagttggtTAAAGGGTAGAGGTAATCATAATTACGAAAGAGGAAATTAATTTGAGCAGAAGAAGTCAGTGTGAGAGAACatggatttattttttgcctTTATATAAAGAGGGATAATGttattttgtaaaacttcaagAGAGTTGGCGTAATTTACTCTGTATTTTAAATGAGGCTAGATATAGCTTTGATGGTAGAAGGTTTAATTGATATTGCATTGAGTTGTAGAGCTCTCTCCAAATCTAAGAAGAGgggagaaaataaataaagaaaagagacaAATAGGGATGCATCTTAACTTAATAGTCTGTTCAGAAAAATGAATCTTGCTCAATTTTCAGCTtgtaaagttttgtattttttaatccGAGTCCATTTACATCTGTGTTGTAATCTCTCTTCAGATGTACATTAAAACCGCTGTTGTAAGTAAAGAAATTCTCAAAACGTGATGATTTATCAGTTCTGATGGTGGAGGCCAAAAGTACCTGATCAGGTTTTCAAATGACATCTTATCTTTGTCTTACAGGGAAAGTGACAAGTTTGGTGGCTAAAAGGGACCTCGTATTGGCCACCCGAATAGAGGAGGCCTTGAGGAAGAATGAGAGCTTGGAGTCGCTTACTGTAGATAATGTTCGGAGGGACATTGCAAGGTCCCGAATAACTGAGCAGAAGCGGACGAATGTTAAATCGGTTAAGATTTCAAATCAGAAAAATAAGATTACAAGGAAATCTAAGGAGGAATCTgctccaaattcaaaaaataaggtTACAAGAAAAGGTAAAGAGGCATCTACTCCGGCAAAATCTTCCAAGCGAGCAGTTCAGGTATCAAAGTCAGTAAAGTCATCATCCAGTGCAAATACCTCAAGAAAAGCACCTTCAACTTCAAGTGGGAAGAAGCCAACAGCCATCAAAAAGTCTAGGCCTGTCAAGTCTGCAGCTTCCAAACTTAGCGTTGTTGGGTTTAGGGGGCGTGCTTCTTGGTCGAATAAGAAAGAATCACTGAGGTCCAGTTGAATGAATGTACTTCAATTTTGCATTAACACTGtaatgttttgagtttttgcaCATTCGTCTAATTTTTGGAATGGGCTAATTCTATAAGTTTTTGCCTTTCCTGGTTCCAACTTCTATCTATGTGCATATCTCTcgctttttattatttttattcttaaaagtCTTACAATTCAGGGGATTTAATATCTAGTTctctttataaataaaataaagacgtATCGATTATTTACGGTGTTTAATATCAATACAAAGAGGCATACATggatacaatattttattttttttttattttttttatttttacagaTGAGTTCGTTTGTCCTTGGTCTTTTTCGTTagcttttaatttattttaattatgtataatttttttaaatctgatatactatattataaaaaaaaaaaaaaaaaaaaaaaaccccgaCAATTGTTGCATTTCCCTTAAGAAAAATGCTACGAATCTTAGGGGCCGTTTGGTCACCCTTTCCAAAACacagtgttcagtgtttaaacactgaacactagtgTCCAAAACACTAgtgtccaaaattttaaaaaatgcgTTTGGTTAACCTATTGTGTTATGGGTTGTTTGAAAATTGTTGCTCGAAAAACAATGTTTGCACAGAATGTTTTGAAATCAAGTCGGAGCAGattttaaaacaacaaaattgtttttcaGTGGCACTTCGGTAATAAAAGTGAGATTCGAACGGGCCCACCTGGTTAGCTTCTTTTGGTCGTCTGTCTCCTCTCTTTACTCTCGTCTCTTCTCACGCCCCAAAGATCACACTAGCTGCAGTGAACCCGGAACTCTCCACTCACCTCCATAACTCCCTTCACCCAGTGCCATTCCAcctcaaagaaagaaagaaaaaaaaaaaaaaccattgacACGCAGCTACAAAGATCACACAGCTACAAAGATCACGCCTCTCCACCCGATTGGTGAGgaatacaggaaaaaaaaaaacccaaaaaactgAGAAATCTGTGTGAGTGATTCGGAACGACGACTCGACGGTGACAAAATACGGCTCGACGACTCGGCGGCGACAAAAGCTCGATTACTTGCTGGGTCTTGGAGTGCTGCCAGTGGAGATGAGCTCCGACAAACGTAAAGCCCAGCCGTGGATCTTCTTTGGCGTCGATGGAGATGAGGACTgcgtgggtttggttttttggttttctgcTCTGAGGGAAGATTGAAGAGAAAGGGATAAAGACGGAAGAGAAGGGATAAAGAAgggattaaaaaattgttatttaatacGTGGTCagcttttttttatcattaaaaacacacataccaaacacatattttacattttttgaatactgaaaaatattgtttaaactatgataccaaacacatttttttgttttattcacaCTAAAAACACGTTGttcaacaacactttttaaaccatacttttcacatctttttaaacaacaatttttgaaaactatgaCCAAACGGGCCTTTATTGTCTTTTTTACATATACAACCTTCACCTAACCTtattaaattttaggaattctaTCCAAATCTACCACATATATTCAAAAAAGAGGAAGTTTGGTATACAACTATTTCTATAATTTTGTCGCAACTTTTTTACTTGGCGACTTATGAGTGGTGAAATTGTAGACTTACATGGAtccacaattttgtttttcctccaATTACAACTCAACAGGTAAGCGAGTTGTGACCAAAGTTGTGAAAGTTATTGTGGTAGTAGACTTACTCATTTGAAAAACCAAAATCCATACCAAACACATCCATTTATCAGTTGGGTTAAATGGATTAGTTCAAGTTGTGTTagcttaaaattaaataaagtaaacTACATAATTGGTACTTAACCTTTACActgtattttaatttaattcctAACTTTTTAAATGTGTCAATATGGTTTCTAACATTTTGGTATGATGTCAAAATAGTGACAATCGTTAAGTGATGGATGGAAAATATTGACGTGACTAACggtcaaaataaatttattatttttttaccacatacatatatattgccACGTTAGTATAAAcggtttaaaaaagaaaagctagtGCCActtgtccattttttttccctttcattttcttttgcttttctttcttgGGAAACAAACGGGATTATAAAcccataattgaaaaattcaactTCATTTTCCTTGCATTTTCCCAGCAACAAAACCAgggaaaaatattaatattttatttaaacagTTAGTCATGTCAATATTTTTCCATCCATTTGAAATGTTAGAGATGACATACAATGTAAAGGTTAAAGACAATTATGTAGTTTACCCAATTAAATATCTAAACCactatttaacaaaatttaaacattagTAAGCATTTTACACCAATTAAAGTAAAACTTTAAAATCTTGTACATAAATTTAATAAGCAGAATAAGTTGGAAAATTATTCCTCCCAAACGAGCATGTATAACAGATTCTATTTGAGCCATGCAAGGCCATATTcgaaaataaaaacttgttttgaaaGATGTCAATCCGGAAACATGTTACAAACCTAGTTTGCAGTGAAGATTTATGATAACATTGAGCATAAGATGCAACTCAAATTACTTCCAAGTGAGTAAAGGGCGTGGAGTTCTGGCAGTGGCAGGGGTAACTATATTCCCATTTGCATCGTATATTATGACACCAGAAAAATCAGGTAGCTGACATTTGCCTCCCATGATTATGTTCTTCTTCCACACTGAGAGCTCACCGCTAATCATCATGCTTTCATGACCACCATTCCCAGCAGTAGATAGGATTGTTGGTTCATTAATGTTGAGATTTATTACAGGACCTTCTTTAGCAAAACCATAGCATGCAATCCAACGATGATGCCATTTACGGGAATGAGAAGCACACATGAGCAATGCAATGGCACACAAAAGAAGAGTTATCACTGCTAGGCCGAGTTGAGACGTGATTGGGAGAGTTTGCATCAATTGATGAAGCTGGCGAGCCATGGGAAAATTATCTGATATGGTGGGTTATGCTTATGCCTGAGACATTGAGAGGGTTTATGTAACCTTTCATGTTGGCCAAATGGGGTTGTTGGATTAGGAAATATTCGTTAAAGAGTAGTTTAGCTTGAAACTTTTGACTTGCTAGCTAGTGTAGTAGTGTGGTTTAGGTGATTCCTGTTAACAATGTGACCTTGGTGATCTTTGACTTTGACTTCCACTCTTCCATCCATGTCATCAGGTTACTTTActtcgatatatatatatatatatatataatcttttttattattattaattttttggttcacacttttccttgattttcattttgaatCTCTCTAGATAATGCAATTTTTACTAGAACATATAtgttcccataaaaaaaaaaaaaacacatatgtaaattaaagtaaatattttaataatataatttaaaattgaacactaaaataattagtaaaaataaaagaacaagttCAAAGTAAATTGTGTGTAATAtcaattttatatcaaaaccaaattaaaagtACATGGTgtaacatttattttaaattattagattcctcaatttttttttcttttttttttgagaatcagattccttaaataatttttcttgagAGAGTTTTAATAGCTAAGACCTTTGCTTTTGATGaatgatgattgctctttatcatcatatcaaaatatcaattaatttttggtatgAACAAAGATCAAactccaaatttcttattcaataacaagagactttaccagttatgCAAATTAGAATCCACGTTCTTAAAACTTAGTTTGCTTTAGTTAGGCAAATTTGAAATGGATTTTACTAGCGTATGCTCTTAGGGCATATGTTAGTAAactatattaagaaaattttaatggaaaaatgaaaaaatgattaaatttttagacaacttttttttttttaatttgttataattttaaaaaaataaaataaaataaatgatttgtAAGGACCTGATTTGAGTTTCTAGCCCAACACGTGGATGGACTTAGGCCTAAGAAGCctaaaaacaatgaatttatagagaatgggttagaaaactgggttttagtTAATTGAACAACGAGTTAGATAGGTTTGATGACAAAAGAATGATAGATAGGTTTAATgacaaaagaatgaaaacacACAAGTGTATACTGAAGAAAAAGGCGTCCTCGGCGGAATCCGAGGACACTGGTTCTTATATAAAGTTCTACGGTAACgttacaaatttgattgtagaCTGCTACACtgtttctttcttggattttccGATCTCCCTATCTTACTCCCTCCTCCATCTTTTATACTGCCTCTCCTTTTCATATTCACCCTCCACGTGCTTGCCAAATGGTCGATgtggatacttgtcccatcaaccctcCCCATAAGTCCTCATGTAGTAGCTGTAATGCTGAAATACATTATTCAGGTATCACTtttacattaatgcggccagagagttagctgcagtaCATTTAATACGGAGGTAGCAACtttctctttagatattttaggacatCTCCCTGTCCTGAATTCTCGTAATGCTTATCCTTATCATTCGGGTGCTTCTGAGACATTTTTCTAAACGACAAGCCATCTCTACTGACCTCGGCCTTGGTTAGCCGAGAAGGCTCTCATCCTTGGCACAACTCCCAGGGTAGTTACGATCTCCACTAACCTCTCCTTTTGCCAACATGGGCCCTTTTGACAGCGATTACCCCTTCTTGGATGCTATTAGTCCTTGGTTTGGGCTTTAGGCCCATCATATACCCATATGATGGGCCCCGGAGTCCAAggcccctacaatagcccctcaagaTCCTTCTTTTTGAATCCTCgggaagaaaggaggattttGATGTTACCACAGTTGTCCTGTGTCCCTTGCCTCTCTCCTCTGCTAGCAAAGACGCCTTTTCAATTGCTTGAGGCACGTTTCTGGTGCTACGACACTCGAGGCGTGCCCTCATTAAATTCTTATGGCCTTTTGTTCCCCACGTTCTACTGCATGATGCACATCCAACGGCTGATACTTTCGTTGGGTATCGAGTGGGAATTTTACCGCTTCTAGCTTCTCCCTTGATATAAATACCTCTCAAATCAACTTCTCCTCTCACTTTAGCATTCATTTCTTTCTAGCGCATATGCCTTGAACCTGCACACTTATTCAATTCACCTGAGCCCTTACAAATACTAAAGACCTGTTCAAGGATACCTTTGTTCTTTCTGTAAGTCTTCTTGAACTTTTACTCTTTAATTTTCTACACATTCCTCTTCTCTtcgtattctttctttttctcctcggtTCCAACTTCCTTTctcaatttctttagttttcCCTCCCTTTTTTAGAAATGGGTAGATTTAAGAGCTTAATAGATTAGGAGGAGGGGATGGCAAATTTTAGGGCGACGTATAGGATAACTCCAGGGGAAGGCACTAGGTACTGCGAAAAGGGACAATGACACACAGATAGGAAAGACGGAGAGGtagttatccccatgattgcctttatagaaggcgggatgagaatccccatgggtgTTGTCACCAGAGACTACCTTAAGGCCCATAGGTTAGCCCTACCCAATGTGCCCCTAATATGTTCAAAATACTAGGGTGTGTAGATGCTCTTAATGAAAAAATGGGTCTAGGGTTGACTCATCACGATGTCAACTAGATCTACAACCTCCACCACCTCACCGGGCAGGGGTATTACCTTAAGTATAGGTACCCCGAGGTTAGGCTGATCCAATGTCTCCCTGActccaataaatttttaaataaagaattCCTGATTATATCAGGGGACTGGCATGATGGCCTCTCTTGTCTGACGAGGGAGGGCGAACTAGGTGGGACCTTAGGCTCAGATTCGCAATTTCAAAGttgtttcacttttctttttccttgatttATGTAGGTATTTAAGGTTTCTTTTGACTTATATTTCACTAATGTTATCTTCCTGGCTTTCTTTATGATCTTACAGACCCATACTCTGTTGTCCCCAACTTCGGTCTCGTAAATCGGGAGAGTTTAGATAAAATATTAAAGGCCGAGGTCTTCATCCATTCTGACGGTTAGCTTAGAGCCGCTCACTTGATATTGGGCTACACCCCAATTTCTAAGACTTTCCTTGCGcctaagtgagttattaaggCAAATGACCCACGCCTACAAAGGATCAGTGTAGCCGCACCAGGTTTCCTTCTTCCTGATCCAAAACCAAAGGGCGTACAAGCCGCAACTCCCATCTTTGAAGGTATACCAAAAGTGGAAGCCTTGTCATCATAACAAACAATTGGAGCAGCTACTTCGCCTCGCCCCATCAACACAGAAGAGGAAGAAGTGGTAGAAGTAGTTGATTCCAAGGACGAATTTGAAGTTTTCAACCAAGCCTTGTCCCCGAAAACTTCAGTCCTTGATCTTGTCCCACCATTCTCACCAATAATAGACGAGATGGGTATTCAGTGCAAACCAAAGTCTAGTCTGTTGGATTTGATAGAGTCCCAACCTGGGAGGGATACACTTGGGAAGGTGACTTATACCAAGCCTCCCACTCCTCCACCTACTTTGCCCTCTCAAATGGCCGACctaaagaggaaaagagagcaAAAAGGGAAGAAAGTGATGGGAGCTGGACAAACCTTTCCCCTCCACGAGGAAGAGGCTTAAAGGGCATCGAAATAAGCCAAAATGGGGCAGAGGGGCGTCGAGAAGAGAAGCGACCCCTAGATAGGGCCTCTGGCCTGGCTCCCTGCCCCAATGCTGAACGGGGAACCTCTCCTTGCCAACATCTCCATCCATAATTTCCAAGGAGGAACAGCCGGCTACGTTGCAGATGCGGTGGAGCAGGCTTTGCTGCTCCTCGAGGATATGGTCGATCTGCGAGGCATGAGGAGACATTAAGTCTTCCTCAGTCTTAAAAGATACCTCGCTATGGTATGtcctttccctttttccctAATCTGTTTTCTTTATCCTCTTTCTCTAATCCTTGTCTCTTTCCTTGGCAGGCTGTTCAGGCCTCCTTCCGGGCAGAAGATATGACCAATTACTGCCATAGGCAAATGAAGGAAGAGGAAGGAAGGTGTATCGCCGTCGTGGAGGTCTTTCAAGTGGCCGATAAGAGCCTCCAAGAAGAGGCTACAGgaggaggaaaaagaaagaaaatatgtgGCCGCTACTCTCGAAAATGTTGAAAAGCAAGTCGAGAGCCAAAGGCTGCTGTTGCACAGTGTCGAGGACCAGTTGGCCTCTTCAAAGACCCTAATTGTTGTGCTAAAAAAGAAGTTAGAAGAGGTTGAGAAGGCTAAGGCTTTAGCCGAGAAGGCCAAGGATGAGGCAGAGAAAGCCAAAGACGAAGTAGAGCAGCATGGGTACGACGTTAGGGTGGCTTTAACcaagctggggttgaggcttcttcTGTACTTAGGAGAGCAGAAATTATCTACTAGCCCCCAGCTATACGCCCTTCAAGCTTTTCGGACTCCAAGGTTGACCCAATGTCCTCAGAGGCTGGTGAAATTCAGGGCATCCTATCCAAAACTCCTCCTGCAGCCAACACTTTCTCAAAGGGGGCAGAGCTAGCCGAGGACACCACAGGAGCAGGGGATGCCAACAAAGAAACAGTCCAAGGCACCGAACTGCCTCCATTTGTTCCAAAGGATCTCTTCCAGGAAAAAGGTACTTCTCATAGTATGGAGTTGGTGTTAGCAACTCTTGCCATACCCCCAAAAGAGGATCCCAAGGATAAGGCCCATGAGACTACCACGGTAACAGATACCCAACTTCCCAAGGATGCAAAAGAAAAACTtctaataaaaatgaaaaaataggtgcccccccccccttctttttttatattatttgtaagCAACTTGCCTTTTTGTAGTTGATCTGCCTTGTTTTAAGGCTTT is a genomic window of Quercus lobata isolate SW786 chromosome 2, ValleyOak3.0 Primary Assembly, whole genome shotgun sequence containing:
- the LOC115963815 gene encoding uncharacterized protein LOC115963815, whose protein sequence is MARQLHQLMQTLPITSQLGLAVITLLLCAIALLMCASHSRKWHHRWIACYGFAKEGPVINLNINEPTILSTAGNGGHESMMISGELSVWKKNIIMGGKCQLPDFSGVIIYDANGNIVTPATARTPRPLLTWK